The following is a genomic window from Longimicrobium sp..
TCGCGGAAGGCGTCGGCGCGGCTGGCCACCAGCTCGTGCAGGTGGCGGGCGGCCATGGGGTACGCGGCCAGGTACTCGGCCAGCCACTCGCGCGAGCGCACGCAGCCGCGGCAGAACGAGGCGAAGCGCGCCTCCGGCGTCTCGCCGTCCAGGATCCCCCGCTCCGCGGCCACGCGCAGCTCGGTGACCAGGGTGGGAAGGAGAAAGTCGTGCAGCTCGGCCAGGATGAAGTTCACCTCCTGCGTCACCACCGCGCGCAGATCGGCGTAGCGCGCGGGGGTCAGCGGGCGGACGGAGCGAACCGCCGCCTCCACGCGCCCCTCCACGTAGCGCTCGATGGCGGGCGGAAGAGGGGGAAGGCCGTCGTCGTAACGGCGCGTCTGCTCCAGCGGGCCGCCGGCGCCCAGCCCCAGCAGCTCGCGCACCGTCTCGGCGGCCCGGCGCACGGCGGCGGGGGCGGGGTCGGCCGCGGGGGCGGCGGCGCGGGCGTAGAACTCGGCCTCGGAGATCCCCAGCGTGGCCAGCCGCTCTTCCCACAGCTCCACCTTGGCCAGCCGCCCGCGCCACCCGTCGAGCAGCGCGGCGGTCGCCTCGTCGGCCGGCGAGCCATCGGCGGCGGCCGTGGCGATGCGCTCGTGGAGGGTCAGCCCGCGCGCCGACAGCGTTTCCAGGACCGGAGCCAGTACGTCGTCCACGTTTCCTTCTCCCTGCAGGGCGGTGCCGTGTGCCCGCGGCCCGGAGGCCGGGCCGCGGGCGGGTGGGGCTGTTACGTGGGGGCCACGCAGCAGCAGACCTTGGTGCCGTCGCAGCAGAAGGCGCCGGTGGGCTGGTTGTACGAGCCCGTCATGGTGCTCGACGCCAGCGCGGCGTCGGTGCCGCCGATGGCCACGCGGAGCTCCTCCTCCGACAGCTGGATGATGGGATGCTCCTCGCCGCCGCCTCCCGGCGACGCCCCCCGCAGGAACTGGATGTGGTCGTTCATCTCCCCTCCTTCTCTGGCCCGCCGGCGGCGCCCGCCCGTGGGGGCGGAGACATTCGGGTGCGTGGCGCCGGCCGCGGTCCGGTTTCCGAGCGATGGTGCGTCTCCGCCGGTGACCTTTCCCCTGCCATCCGTGTCCCGCGGCCGCATCCCCCGCGGAACGGGGGCGCGCGCCGGGCCCCGGTGCTATCCGTTGTCGCCGCAGCAGCAGACCTTGGTGCCGTCGCAGCAGAAGGTGCCGGTGGGCTGGTTGTACGAGCCCGTCATGGTGCTCGACGCCAGCGCGGCGTCGGTGCCGCCGATCACCACGCGTAGCTCCTCCTCCGTCAGCTGGACGATGGGGTGCTCCTCGCCGCCGCCGCCGGCGGACGCGGAGCCGCGCAGGAACTGGATGGAATGCATGGGGCGCCTCTTCCGTTCAGGTGAACTCTCCGCCGCGCGCGGGGCACCGGCGGGTGACTGTGCATGGCTCAGGCGGGGAGACGCTCGCCGGTGTCGCCGGGGCCGTACGGCGCGGGGCGCGGGGTGGGCCGGTACCCGTCGTCGCGCCAGGCGCCGCGCTCCAGGAAGTCCGCCAGGTCGCGCGTCTTCACCCGCCAAGGGTCGAAGTCGTCCATCCGCCGGCGCGCCTCGCCGCCGGCCGCGGGGCCGCCGTGGCGCTCGACCAGCGCAAGGGTGAGCTCCAGCGTCCGGTCTCCGTACCACAGCGCCTTCAGCTCCGTGGCCACCCGCCCGGCGGCCGCGCCGTCCAGCGCGCCGGATTCCTCCAGGCCGCGCAGGAACCAGCGGATGTGCACCAGCGGCTCGCTGACCGGCAGGTACGGCGGGTCGGGGGCGTGCAGCAGCGCCACCTCGTCGTCCTGGAAGTCGTCCTCGCCCAGGAAGTGCTCGTACACGCGCCCGAAGCCGCGCATCCCCAGGTGGCGCATCTCCCAGGCGCGGATGGCCCCCATCGAGCCCACGCCCCACACGCGCCACCCGCCCTCCAGCGCGGCGCGCAGCTCGGCGTGGCCCACGGCCAGGCTCTGGTGGAAGTTGCCGTCCACCAGCACCACCGTTCCCGGCGCCCCGCCCAGGAGCGCGGCCACGTCGCCGCGGCGGGCCGGCGGGCGCAGCTCGAAGCCGGCCCGCGCGGGGAGCGCCGGGTCCAGCGGGGCGCAGGTGGGCCCGGCGAAAAGAACGCTAGGCGGCGGCGAGCCGGTTGCGGATGTGCTCATGCAGTCGCGGTCCCACTCGGCGCGAGGAACGGTCGAAGTACTCCATCCCCGGAACCACCACGCGCACCACCTGCAGCGGTTCGTCCGGGGGGGTGAAGGCCACGCGGCAGACGTGGCGGAGCCCCGCCGCCAGCACCCGCTCAAGGGTGTGGTCCAGCGCCTGGTCGATCGAGGCGACGGGCGGAGGCCGGGTCTCGGCCTCGGCGTAGTCCACCTCCGCGCCGCCGGCGTAGCGGGCGAACTCGGCGGCGGCGCCGCGGACGCGCTCCTTCATGGGCACCGCGGCCAGCTGCTCGTCCAGCTCCACCAGGTCGTCGCGGCCGCCGTGGATCCAGCTCATGCGGCTCTGGGCGGCCTCGGAGATGGCGCGCAGCAGGGCGATCTCGGCGAAGAGGTGGCAGCCGTAGCCGCCGTTGATGGCCAGCGAGCCGCGGGCGAAGCGGTCCCATATCAGCGCCTCGAAGCAGGGCGTGCCGAAGCCGTCGGGCTGCCAGCGGACGCAGATCTCCAGCCCCGCGGCCTCCACCCGCCGCACCTGCTCCCGCGCGGGCGGCGGCAGCGACTCGGTGCGCACGCGGCGCGAGGTGTCGCGGATGGCCTGGAACGAGCGCACATCGCGCTCGATCACCTCCAGCAGCCCGTGCAGGGTGGCCTCGGCCACGCTGTTCCCCGAGGCCAGGCCGTTGGAGTGCGAGCCGAAGCTCCCCGTTCCCGGCGCGTCCACCAGCGGGGCCACGTAGGGAAGCAGCACCAGCTCGGCGGGAACGCGCGCGGGCGCATCGGTGACCAGGTCGTGCGTCTCGACCACCGCCAGCGGGGCGTCCAGGTCGAAGCCCTGCTGCAGCCTGGGGCAGAAGTCCAGGATGGCCGAGGGGCGGCGGTGGCCGTCCAGCACGTCGCGGGCGGTGGCCAGCTCCGGCCGCACCTCCGACGCTCCCGGCTCGGCCAGCGCGAACTCGATGGCCTCCATGTACGCGCCCACCTGCGCGTCCACCGGCCGCACCCCTTTGCCCGAGTTCACGCACAGCGTTCCCGGCGCGGCGCCGGGGCGCACGCTGGTGAACACCGGGATGCCGATGCGGTCCAGCCGGGTGGCGTCGGTCACGCGCGAGACGCCCAGCCGCTCCGCCATGGCGCGGGCGTGCACGAGCGTCGCTTCGGGAGCGACGGCGCGGAGGCTGGAGCCCAGACGGATCATGCGGCAGCGCGTGGGGGTGCCGGTTGCGCGCGCGGAGCGCGGACGACGAGGAGCGGGAGAACGGGCCGGTGGAGCAACGCTAACGGAGCCGCACGGGAAGGGTCAACCCCCAACCGCACATCCAGCGGCCCCAAGCGAGTGCACACCGGGCGCATCCCACGCAGGGCGACAGGCTTCTCCGGAAAACGCTCCATCTCCGGCAAACCCCGCCATCTCCCCCCGGTTCCGCGGTGAGACATTCCGGGAGATTGGGCGGCGGCAGGGAATTACGGCAATCGGGAGATGGAGGGACGGCGGGGGGTGATGGAGAGCGATGCGTCGGCGGCTGTGCGTCCCCAGTCTTCCAGAGATCCCGGATGGAAACGGGTGATTGGACAAATTGGTGCAGAAAAGGTGCTCTGTGTACGCGGCGCGCTCCCCGCCGGCGACCGGGACGAAATGCACCGGGAGATGCGGATCTCAGGCCGGGGGTGTGGCCGCCGCGGTCCGGCGCTGGCGGATGAAGGCCTGCAGCCGCGGGCCCACGCGGTGCGACTCACGGTCCAGGTACTCCAGCCGGGGGACGATGACGCGCACCACCTGCAGCGGCTCGCCGGGGCGGCTGAGATTCACCAGGCAGACGTGGCGCACGCCCCGCTCCAGCAGGCGCTCCATCGCGGCGGCCAGCGCCTCGTCCACCGAGCTCGCGTCGCCCGCGAGCTCGGGAACGGCGTCGTAGTCCATCCGCTCGCCCTGCGACTGGTGCGCGCGGAACTGCTCGGACGCCTGCCGCGCCAGCGCGGTGCGCTGCTCGGCCACCTGCAGCGAGGGGGCCAGCAGGTCGTCGCGCCCGCCGTGGATCCAGCTCAGCCGGCTCTGCACCGCCTCGGTCACCGCGCGCAGCAGCGCGATCTCGCGGTGCAGGTGGCAGCCGTATCCCCCGTTCAGGTACAGCGGCGTGCGCGCGTACGGGTCCCACGTCACCGCCTCGAAGCAGGGGACGCCGAACTCGTTGGGAAGGACGCGCACCGAGATCCCCAGCCCCGCGGCGCGCACCTTCTCCAGCTGCTCGCGCGCCAGGTCCGGGAGCGTATCGTCCGGAATGATCATCGACCCGCCCCCCAGCGCGGCGAAGGAGCGGACGTCGCGCTCCACCACCTCGAGCAGCCCGTGCAGCAGCGCCTCGGCCTCGGTGTTCCCCGACGCCAGCCCGTTGGAGTGCGACCCGAAGTTGCCGGTGCCGGGGCGGTGCACGTAGGGAAGGAAGACCAGCTCGGCGGGAACCAGGGTGGTTCCGCCCCCCACCAGCTCGCGCGCGAGGGTGCACGCCAGCGGCGCCGAAAGATCGAACCCGCGGTTGGCGATGGGACAGAAGTCCAGCACCGCGTCGGAGCGGCGGTGGCCGTCCAGCACGTCGCGCGGGGTGGCCATCACTACCTCGGCGTCCGAGGCGCCGGGCTCGGCCAGGGCGAACTCGATGGCCTCCATGTACGCGCCCACCCGGGCGTCGATCGCGCGCACCCCCTTCCCCGCGTTCACGCACAGCGACCCCTCCACCGCGCCCGGCCGGACGCCGGCGAACACGGGGATGCCGACCGAATCGAGCCGGGTGATGTCGGTCACGCGCGAGATTCCCAGCCGCACGGCGGCCTCGCGGGCGTGCGCCAGCGTGGTCTCGGGCGGCACCGCGCGAAGGCTGGAGGGAAGCCGGTAGGTCGTCATGCAGCGCTGGGCTGGGGGGAGATTTCCGCGGCGCCGGGTCCGGACGCCTCCGGTCCATCGGGGCCGCGGGATGCATGCCGGAACCCCGCGGGTCCGGCGCGTGTTCCACCCGGGGAGGGGGCGGAGACGAAGGGAGATGGGTGGAGGCGGCGGCGCGGCGTGGTTATCTTCTCTTCCTCCCCCATCCGTAAACCGACGCTCTCCACGCGGACCGCAGGACGAGCGAAAGCGAAGACCATCCCGGCCAGGAGAAGAGCCCCATGCCTGTCATGCTGCAGCTGCCGCAGTCGCTCGCCGTGCTGGTGGGAACGCCCTCGCTGGAGGCCAGCGGCGGCACCGTGGGCGAGGTGATCGCTGACGTGTCGGAGCGCTACCCGGCGCTGGGGCAGCGGCTGCGCGACCCCGCCGGCCGGCCGTACTCGCATGTCCGCTTCTTCCTGAACGACGACGACGTCCGTGAGCGCGGCGGGCTGGCCGCGCCGGTCCGCGGCGGCGACGAGCTGGTGGTGGTGCCCGCCGTCGCCGGCGGCTGAGGGGAACCGCCGCTCCCCGCCCGTTCCGGTGGACGGGCCGCTACTCGCTCCGCAGCGCCACGCCGGGGTCCAGCGACGCCGCGCGGCGCGCGGGGCGGACGCTCGCGGCCACGGCCACGGCGGCCAGGACCGCGGCCAGCCCGCCGTACAGCGCGGGGTCCCACAGGTCCACCCCGAACAGCATCTCCTGGAGCAGCCGCGCCAGGCTGCCGACCGCGATGAGCCCCGCCCCGGCCCCGATGCAGGCCAGCTTCAGGCTCTGCCCCACCACCATCCGCACCACCTGCCGCGGCCGCGCCCCCAGCGCCATGCGGATGCCGATCTCGCGCGTGCGCCGCTCCACGTTGTAGACCATCACCCCGTACAGCCCCGACGCGGCCACGACCAGCACCACCGCCGCCAGCACGCCGAAGAGCTCCGCGAACCACTTCAGCGGCGCGCGGAAGCGGGCCAGGTACTCGTCCATGCTCATGGCCTCTCCCCAGCCGGCGCGCGGCTCCGCGCCCCGGACCGCCCGCTCCACCGCCGGCGCGATCGCGCGCGGATCCCCGTCCACCCGGACCACGAGCCCCGCCGCGGAAGGCGGGCGCTGCGGCGCGGCCACGTACGCCACCGGCGCCGGCTCCGGGCCCACGCCGATTCCGCCGCCGCGCACCTCGCCCACGATCCCCACCACGCGATACCAGTCGCCGCCGACGGAGTCCGGCGCCTCGGCCGCGCCCTGGCCGGCGGCGAACACCCCGCCGGAGCGGAAGGCCTGGTACAGCTCCACCCCGTGCCCACCCACCTGCACCAGCTTGCCCAGCGGCTCGCCGGCCGGGAACAGGCGGTAGGCGAAGGTGGTGTTGATCACCACCACGCGCGGCGCTCCGGCCCGGTCGCCGGGGCCGAACTCGCGCCCGCGGACGATGGGCACCCCCAGCGCGCGGAAGAAGCCGGGGCTCACCGCGTGGATCCGGGCCAAGCCGGTGCTCACAGGCTTGGAGAACCCGCCCTCGAAGCACTCCGGGCAGACCGAGACCACCTGGTCCGTGGTCCCCAACCCCACCCACGCGCCCGCCGTGGCCGCGCCCGCGGCGCGCACGCCGGGAACGGCGCCCACGCGCCACAGCAACTCGTCCCACGCGCGCGCGCGGCGCGGGGGCGTGTACCCGACGGGGAGGTCGATGCGGGCCGTCAGCGCCCCGCGGGGATCGTAGCCCAGCGCCCGGCCGTCGGGCGCACGGGTGAAGCTGTGGTACAGCACCCCGGCCAGCGAGAGCAGGACCAGCGATGCGCCGAGCTGGATCACCGCCAGCGCGTTGCGGAGCAGCACCTCGCCCTTCGTGGCCGTGGCGCGCCCGCCGCTGTCCAGATGGCGGCGCAGGTCCACCTTCCAGGCCAGCCGCACCGGCGACATCCACGCGCCCAGCGCCGCCCCCGCCAGCGCCACCGCCACCGCGCCCAGGATGCCGCCGTGCAGCAGCGGCCGGGCCCAGGGCGCGCGGTCCACCGGCCACGACGTGTTCAGCAGCCACGCCCCCAGCGCCGCGCCGGCCACGCCCAGCACGATCCCCGGCAGCACCAGGAGCGACGCCTCGCCCAGCAGCTGCGCGCCCAGCCGCCGCCGTGACGCGCCCAGCACGGCCCGCAGCGCCACCTCAGGCCGGCGCACGGCGGCGCGCGAAAGCAGGAGGGTGAGCACGTTCACCAGCGCGCTTCCCAGCAGCAGGAGCGTGAGCACCAGGACGATGGAAAGCAGCGTGCGGAAGGCCGCGTCCTGCACCCGGGAGACCAGCGTCGCCCCCGGCGTCCACGCGGTGAGCCACCCGGGAAGGCGCTCCGTTCCGTGCAACAGCGGGTCCAGGTAGGGCACTGTCCGCGCGCGCCCCGCCCGCACCGCGCCGAGCACCGGCGCCCCCGCGCCCACCGCCAGCGCCAGCGTCAGCAGCACCGAGAGCGCCAGCCCGGGCGATTTCGTCCACCCGGCCACCGCGTGCCGCGCCTCCCACCGGAAGCCGCTCGTCTCCGCGGGCGGGGAGTCCGGGTGCGGTGCGGGAGGCGGGGACATCTGCGATCGGGCCGGCGCGGCGTTCGGCATCCGGATGGGCTGGGGACGAGATAACGGGTGAGGCGAAACAACGTCCCCCGATTCACCCTGAAACGGCGGGAAACAGATTCGCAGGACGGCGCAAAGGAGGTCGTACCGGGCGCACGGACGCAAGTTTCACGCGGAGACAAAGAGGCGCGGAAGACGTCTCCGCGTCCTCCGCGCCTCCGCGCGATCGATCGGCTCGCTGGCTCCATACCGGATCGATCCACCTGAATCGTGAGTCAATTCAGGAAAGGATGGGGGATCACGCAGAGAAGCGGAGGAGCAGAGAGAGCATCCTCTGTTTCTCCGCTCCTCTGCGTGAAACCAATTTTCTTGCTGATCCGGAATCACTCCGCGTCCCAGGCGATCCGCGCGTAGCGGGTCCCGGCGAGGCGCTCGTTCACCGTGCGGCGGGCGGCGCGGCGGGCATCGGCTTCCGTCTCCGCGTCGATGGAAACGGTGGCGCGGAGGCGGTAGCGCACGGCGAACTCCTCCACGATGCGCGGCCCGGGGGCAGTGCGGGCCACCTCGAGGACGTCGACGCGGGCCTCGGGGCAGAGCCCCAGGATCTCCTTCTCCACCTGGTGCTCCGCGTCGGCGATGCCGTAGGCGGCCAGCTCCGCGCGCCCGCCGCCCTTCAGCGCCACCTCCCAACGCACGGGCGGCGCTCAGCGCGGCGGGCTGATGCGGACGGTGTCCGCGGGCGCGGAGGGCGGCGCCGGAGCGGGGGCCGCGGTGTCGGCCGGCTGCGCCGTCGTGGTGTCGACCGGGACCGGCGCGGGGCGCGGCGCCGTCAGCTCGGCGATCTTCTGCTCGGCGATGGCGCGGTCGCGCTGGTTCACGGTGATGTCGCGGAAGCGCGTGAACGCGATCACCGCGCCCATGGTGTCGCCCAGCGCCAGCCGCGCGTCGCCCAGGTGGCTGTACGCCAGGTCGTAGTTGCGGTCCAGGCGGATGGCGTCTTCCAGCAGGGTGGCGGCCTCGGCGGGCTGGCCCTGCTTGATCAGCGCGAACGCCAGGTGGTCCTTGTAGTCGGCGCGGGCGGGGTCCAGCTCCATCGCCTGCCGGAAGAGGTCCGCCGCCTGCGCGAACTGGCCCTGCTGCAGCAGCGTGCGCCCCTGCTGGTCCACCCGCGGCGCGTCGGCCACGGTCAGCGAGTCGCGGGTGGTGTCCTTCTGCGCGCTGTCCGGCAATCCGGCGAGCGGCCGGTCGTTGCGGTCCTCCGCGCCGCGCGTGGACATGGCGTACCAGATGGCCGCGCCCGCGGCGGCCAGCGCCAGCACCAGCAGCACCCAGACGATGGGCGGCGTTCCCGTGCGCGGCTCGGGCTGCACGCGCCGCCGCGGGGGCGGGATCGCGGGCCCGGTGCGCGGCGGCACGCCCATCGGCGCGGGGGTAAGCGGGCGCGACCCCGCCGCGGCGCCCGCCATCGCCGCGCCCGCGACCCCGGCGGCGCCTGCTCCCGGACGCGGGGCAACCATCGTCCCCTCGTCCCCCGCCAGCGCGGTGCGGTCGTCGTCCTCGTCGCTGGCGACGATCGGCCCGGCGACGGAGGGGACGGCGTTGGCGGCCGAGGTGCCCTCCAGCCGCCGCAGCGCCGCCTCCACCGCATCGGCGAAGGCGCCGGCGTTGGGGAATCGCGCGGCGGGGTCGTGCTCCAGCGCGCGCAGGATGACCGTCTCCACCTCGGCCGGTATGGCGGGGTTGCGCGAGCGGATGGAGGGCGCCGGCACCGGCATCCCCACCGACATGCGGTTGCGGTCGGCCTCGGTGTACGGCTTCTGCCCGGTCAGCAGCTGGTAGCCCACCGCACCGAGGGAGAAGACGTCGGCCGAGGGCGCCAGCGCGTCGTCGCCGCGCAGCTGCTCGGGGCTGGCGTAGGCGGGCGAGAGCGGGGCGCGGCCGTCGCGGGTGAGCGCGGTCTGCGTGTCTTCCTCGTCGATCACCTTGGCGATGCCGAAGTCCAGCACCCGCACCTGCACCTCGCCGGGGTCGCCGTCCTCCACCAGGAAGATGTTCCCCGGCTTCACGTCGCGGTGGATGAGGCCCTTGCGGTGGCCCACGTTCAGCCCGCGCGCGGCCTGCACCAGGATGCGCAGCGCCAGCGCCAGGGGCGGCGGGCCGGAGCGCTGCAGCTGCGTGGCCAGGTCGCGGCCGCGCAGCAGCTCCATGACGATGTAGTCCAGCGAGGTGTCGGGGTCGGTCCCGTAGTCGTACACGGGAACGACGTTGGGGTGATGCGGCAGGCCGGCGGCGGCGGCGGCCTCGCGGCGGAAGCGGGCGCGCATCCGCTCGCGGCTCTCCGCGTCGACCGTGACGGCGGTGATGACCTTCACGGCCACGGGGCGGCCCAGCCGCTCGTCGGTGGCCCGGTACACGGCCCCCATCCCGCCGCGCCCGATCACCTCTTCCACGCGGTAGCGCTCGCCCAGCACGCGCCCCCGGAGCAGCGATTCTATCCCCGCCATTGGCCTCTGGTCTCGTCTTGCTTCAAGGAAATCTCGTCGGGCGATCCGGTCCCGCGACCGACGGAACGGCATCGGCCGGGTGTGGGTGTGTCATCCACGAAGATCCGGCTCGGCCCGCGCGTACCCCTCCCACCGTGCGTTGGTCCGGCGCCCGTGGAGCCCTTCCCCCCCGTGGGGCCCTCCCCCCGCGGCTCAGGCCGCGTACCCCCTCCCGATAACGGGAGGGGGTAATTTCGATCGTGGCGCGCAGGCGTGGAGCACTACTCTCGAACTCATGCGCGTCGCGTGGCCCAATCCAGCATCGGTGAGCTTCGAGGAGCACCGCGCCTGGTTCGTCACCCGAACCGCGTCGCGTCGGGATCGACCTCCACCTCGGGCTGCGCATCTCCCCCGCCCTCGCCGTCCGCCTCGCCCTCGCGGGTGTCGACGATGCGGAGGACGGGGCCGTGCTCGCCGATGATCATCTCCGTGCCGGGCGGCACCCACTCGGTGTGGTCGGCCATCAGCTCGCCCAGGTCCAGCTCGCCCTTGCCGCGGTTGGCGCCGGGGACCTCGCGGCCGCCCACGTGCAGCGGGTTCAGCCCCACGTTGTACACGGTGAAGCCCAGG
Proteins encoded in this region:
- a CDS encoding MoaD/ThiS family protein, with protein sequence MPVMLQLPQSLAVLVGTPSLEASGGTVGEVIADVSERYPALGQRLRDPAGRPYSHVRFFLNDDDVRERGGLAAPVRGGDELVVVPAVAGG
- a CDS encoding TfuA-like protein, translated to MSTSATGSPPPSVLFAGPTCAPLDPALPARAGFELRPPARRGDVAALLGGAPGTVVLVDGNFHQSLAVGHAELRAALEGGWRVWGVGSMGAIRAWEMRHLGMRGFGRVYEHFLGEDDFQDDEVALLHAPDPPYLPVSEPLVHIRWFLRGLEESGALDGAAAGRVATELKALWYGDRTLELTLALVERHGGPAAGGEARRRMDDFDPWRVKTRDLADFLERGAWRDDGYRPTPRPAPYGPGDTGERLPA
- a CDS encoding YcaO-like family protein; protein product: MTTYRLPSSLRAVPPETTLAHAREAAVRLGISRVTDITRLDSVGIPVFAGVRPGAVEGSLCVNAGKGVRAIDARVGAYMEAIEFALAEPGASDAEVVMATPRDVLDGHRRSDAVLDFCPIANRGFDLSAPLACTLARELVGGGTTLVPAELVFLPYVHRPGTGNFGSHSNGLASGNTEAEALLHGLLEVVERDVRSFAALGGGSMIIPDDTLPDLAREQLEKVRAAGLGISVRVLPNEFGVPCFEAVTWDPYARTPLYLNGGYGCHLHREIALLRAVTEAVQSRLSWIHGGRDDLLAPSLQVAEQRTALARQASEQFRAHQSQGERMDYDAVPELAGDASSVDEALAAAMERLLERGVRHVCLVNLSRPGEPLQVVRVIVPRLEYLDRESHRVGPRLQAFIRQRRTAAATPPA
- a CDS encoding FtsX-like permease family protein — encoded protein: MSPPPAPHPDSPPAETSGFRWEARHAVAGWTKSPGLALSVLLTLALAVGAGAPVLGAVRAGRARTVPYLDPLLHGTERLPGWLTAWTPGATLVSRVQDAAFRTLLSIVLVLTLLLLGSALVNVLTLLLSRAAVRRPEVALRAVLGASRRRLGAQLLGEASLLVLPGIVLGVAGAALGAWLLNTSWPVDRAPWARPLLHGGILGAVAVALAGAALGAWMSPVRLAWKVDLRRHLDSGGRATATKGEVLLRNALAVIQLGASLVLLSLAGVLYHSFTRAPDGRALGYDPRGALTARIDLPVGYTPPRRARAWDELLWRVGAVPGVRAAGAATAGAWVGLGTTDQVVSVCPECFEGGFSKPVSTGLARIHAVSPGFFRALGVPIVRGREFGPGDRAGAPRVVVINTTFAYRLFPAGEPLGKLVQVGGHGVELYQAFRSGGVFAAGQGAAEAPDSVGGDWYRVVGIVGEVRGGGIGVGPEPAPVAYVAAPQRPPSAAGLVVRVDGDPRAIAPAVERAVRGAEPRAGWGEAMSMDEYLARFRAPLKWFAELFGVLAAVVLVVAASGLYGVMVYNVERRTREIGIRMALGARPRQVVRMVVGQSLKLACIGAGAGLIAVGSLARLLQEMLFGVDLWDPALYGGLAAVLAAVAVAASVRPARRAASLDPGVALRSE
- a CDS encoding protein kinase domain-containing protein: MAGIESLLRGRVLGERYRVEEVIGRGGMGAVYRATDERLGRPVAVKVITAVTVDAESRERMRARFRREAAAAAGLPHHPNVVPVYDYGTDPDTSLDYIVMELLRGRDLATQLQRSGPPPLALALRILVQAARGLNVGHRKGLIHRDVKPGNIFLVEDGDPGEVQVRVLDFGIAKVIDEEDTQTALTRDGRAPLSPAYASPEQLRGDDALAPSADVFSLGAVGYQLLTGQKPYTEADRNRMSVGMPVPAPSIRSRNPAIPAEVETVILRALEHDPAARFPNAGAFADAVEAALRRLEGTSAANAVPSVAGPIVASDEDDDRTALAGDEGTMVAPRPGAGAAGVAGAAMAGAAAGSRPLTPAPMGVPPRTGPAIPPPRRRVQPEPRTGTPPIVWVLLVLALAAAGAAIWYAMSTRGAEDRNDRPLAGLPDSAQKDTTRDSLTVADAPRVDQQGRTLLQQGQFAQAADLFRQAMELDPARADYKDHLAFALIKQGQPAEAATLLEDAIRLDRNYDLAYSHLGDARLALGDTMGAVIAFTRFRDITVNQRDRAIAEQKIAELTAPRPAPVPVDTTTAQPADTAAPAPAPPSAPADTVRISPPR
- a CDS encoding YcaO-like family protein produces the protein MIRLGSSLRAVAPEATLVHARAMAERLGVSRVTDATRLDRIGIPVFTSVRPGAAPGTLCVNSGKGVRPVDAQVGAYMEAIEFALAEPGASEVRPELATARDVLDGHRRPSAILDFCPRLQQGFDLDAPLAVVETHDLVTDAPARVPAELVLLPYVAPLVDAPGTGSFGSHSNGLASGNSVAEATLHGLLEVIERDVRSFQAIRDTSRRVRTESLPPPAREQVRRVEAAGLEICVRWQPDGFGTPCFEALIWDRFARGSLAINGGYGCHLFAEIALLRAISEAAQSRMSWIHGGRDDLVELDEQLAAVPMKERVRGAAAEFARYAGGAEVDYAEAETRPPPVASIDQALDHTLERVLAAGLRHVCRVAFTPPDEPLQVVRVVVPGMEYFDRSSRRVGPRLHEHIRNRLAAA